A DNA window from Akkermansiaceae bacterium contains the following coding sequences:
- a CDS encoding transglutaminase family protein: protein MNIIGQDPSIPVEKAGEGGDLRRHGTTLSVLHRTTFHYPFPVTDSVNTLHLEPRIFPFQQTLSAVIRVLPATRLRRFTDLFQNITHHFEVPNAHSRLEIESRIKVRNLPLVIPEQVKQLTLPDYNDASTRERAWQFLQESRWVSKHPDVWKQGVDIIYGIPSVFGQAQAIMEWVHREFRYDPGVTTSGTHLEEAFHLRAGVCQDFTHVMLGLCRTLGIPARYASGYLYNGPRDSLIGAQASHAWCEVYFPGPGWLGFDPTNNTLADERYVKVAVGRDYDDVSPVRGSYYGTGHCQMDVQVLVEKV from the coding sequence GTGAACATCATCGGGCAGGATCCCTCCATTCCAGTGGAAAAGGCGGGGGAGGGGGGAGATCTCCGGCGGCATGGGACGACGCTCTCCGTCCTGCACCGCACGACCTTCCACTATCCGTTCCCGGTGACGGACAGCGTGAACACGCTGCATCTGGAGCCGCGGATTTTCCCGTTCCAGCAGACGCTGTCCGCTGTCATCCGGGTGCTGCCCGCCACCCGCCTGCGGCGTTTCACGGATCTGTTCCAGAACATCACCCACCATTTCGAGGTGCCCAACGCGCACTCCAGGCTGGAGATTGAGAGCCGGATCAAGGTGCGCAACCTGCCGCTGGTGATCCCGGAGCAGGTGAAGCAACTGACGCTTCCGGACTACAATGATGCCTCCACGCGGGAACGTGCCTGGCAGTTCCTCCAGGAAAGCCGCTGGGTTTCGAAACATCCGGACGTCTGGAAGCAGGGGGTGGACATCATCTACGGCATCCCGTCCGTCTTCGGCCAGGCGCAGGCCATCATGGAATGGGTGCACCGGGAGTTCCGCTATGATCCCGGGGTGACGACGTCCGGCACCCACCTGGAGGAGGCCTTCCATCTCCGTGCGGGGGTTTGCCAGGACTTCACCCACGTCATGCTCGGCCTGTGCCGCACGCTGGGCATCCCCGCGCGGTATGCCTCCGGGTATCTCTACAATGGCCCCCGGGACAGCCTCATCGGCGCGCAGGCTTCCCATGCATGGTGCGAGGTGTATTTCCCCGGCCCCGGCTGGCTCGGCTTTGATCCCACGAACAACACGCTGGCGGACGAGAGATACGTGAAAGTCGCCGTCGGCAGGGACTACGATGACGTTTCCCCCGTCCGTGGGTCCTACTATGGCACCGGCCACTGCCAGATGGACGTGCAGGTGCTGGTGGAGAAGGTGTAG
- a CDS encoding bifunctional rhamnulose-1-phosphate aldolase/short-chain dehydrogenase, giving the protein MSKPENFKHVSYSWDDAHAATLDPVGRLVYRSNILGADQRITNTGGGNTSSKLIEKDPLTGGDVEVLWVKGSGGDLRTSKRENFSSLYQDKLIGLQGPYAARADKGLKSPAEDEMVGMYSHTTFNLNPRPSSIDTPLHSFLSGKHVDHMHPNAIISIAASKNCQQLTKEIFSGEMDYVPWMRPGFELGLAMQEIEKANPGVKAIMMGQHGFISWDDDEKVCYIRTLEFIEKAAQYIEDKYQAKGGDEKAFGGRKYQTLPEAERRAAFAKILPWLRGQVSQQKRFIGTIQDDEKILRFVNSADAPRLAELGTSCPDHFLRTKIKPLYVDWNPQTEDAAALKSKLAAGLEQYRKDYATYYNNCKHSNSPAQRDPNPTVVLIPGLGMIAWGKDKSESRVTAEFYNCAVEVMRGAEAIDEYIALPQQEAFDIEYWLLEEAKLQRMPAEKELARQVIIVIGAGSGIGKETAHRLVKEGAHIVCVDLNEDAAKATAKEITDKYGLGIGVAGSGVSDCGPAIGLAANITDRASIRAMLDQVALAYGGFDHIAVTAGIFVPSDTSGHIPDDKWALTFNINVTGSYFVADEAAKTWKEQGLKGNLVLTTSANAAVAKKGSLAYDTSKAAANHLVRELAIELSPLVRVNGVAPATVVQGSAMFPRDRVIGSLAKYDIPYTDDEATESLVSKLAQFYADRTLTKAPITPADQAEAYFLLITNRLSKTTGQVITVDGGLHEAFLR; this is encoded by the coding sequence ATGTCCAAACCCGAAAACTTCAAGCACGTCTCCTATTCGTGGGATGATGCTCACGCCGCCACCCTCGATCCCGTCGGCCGCCTGGTGTACCGCTCGAATATTCTGGGTGCGGACCAGCGCATCACCAACACCGGCGGCGGCAACACTTCCTCCAAGCTGATCGAAAAAGACCCCCTCACCGGGGGCGATGTGGAAGTGCTGTGGGTCAAGGGTTCCGGCGGCGACCTGCGCACCTCGAAGCGCGAGAATTTCTCCTCCCTCTACCAGGACAAGCTCATCGGCCTGCAAGGCCCCTACGCCGCCCGCGCGGACAAGGGCCTGAAATCGCCCGCCGAGGATGAGATGGTCGGCATGTATTCCCACACGACCTTCAACCTGAACCCGCGTCCGTCCTCGATCGACACGCCGCTGCACTCCTTCCTCAGCGGCAAGCATGTCGATCACATGCACCCGAACGCGATCATCTCCATCGCCGCGTCGAAGAACTGCCAGCAGCTCACCAAGGAGATCTTCAGCGGCGAGATGGACTACGTGCCATGGATGCGCCCGGGCTTCGAGCTGGGCCTGGCGATGCAGGAGATCGAAAAGGCGAACCCCGGCGTGAAGGCGATCATGATGGGCCAGCACGGCTTCATTTCCTGGGATGACGACGAGAAGGTGTGCTACATCCGCACGCTGGAGTTCATCGAAAAGGCGGCCCAATACATCGAGGACAAGTATCAGGCGAAAGGCGGCGACGAGAAAGCCTTCGGCGGCCGGAAATACCAGACCCTTCCCGAAGCGGAGCGACGCGCCGCCTTCGCGAAGATCCTGCCATGGCTGCGCGGCCAGGTTTCCCAGCAGAAGCGGTTCATCGGCACCATCCAGGATGACGAAAAGATCCTGCGCTTTGTGAACTCCGCGGATGCACCGCGCCTCGCGGAGCTGGGCACCTCCTGCCCGGACCATTTCCTGCGCACCAAGATCAAGCCGCTCTACGTGGACTGGAACCCGCAGACGGAGGACGCCGCCGCTCTCAAGAGCAAGCTCGCCGCCGGTCTGGAGCAGTACCGCAAAGACTACGCGACCTATTACAACAACTGCAAGCACTCCAACTCCCCGGCCCAGCGCGACCCGAACCCGACGGTGGTGCTGATCCCGGGCCTGGGCATGATCGCTTGGGGCAAGGACAAGTCCGAGTCCCGCGTGACCGCCGAGTTCTACAACTGCGCGGTGGAGGTGATGCGCGGTGCGGAGGCGATCGACGAATACATCGCCCTGCCACAACAGGAGGCCTTCGACATCGAATACTGGTTGCTGGAGGAAGCGAAGCTCCAGCGCATGCCCGCCGAGAAGGAACTGGCCCGCCAGGTCATCATCGTGATCGGCGCAGGCTCCGGCATCGGCAAGGAAACCGCGCACCGTCTGGTGAAAGAAGGCGCGCACATCGTTTGCGTGGACCTCAACGAGGATGCGGCGAAGGCGACGGCGAAGGAAATCACCGACAAATACGGCCTCGGCATCGGCGTCGCTGGCAGCGGTGTTTCCGACTGCGGCCCGGCCATCGGTCTGGCGGCGAACATCACGGACCGCGCCAGCATCCGCGCGATGCTGGACCAGGTGGCCCTCGCTTACGGTGGCTTCGACCACATCGCGGTGACCGCCGGCATCTTCGTGCCGAGCGACACCTCCGGCCACATCCCGGATGACAAGTGGGCGCTCACCTTCAACATCAACGTCACGGGTTCCTACTTCGTCGCCGACGAAGCCGCGAAGACCTGGAAGGAACAAGGCCTCAAGGGCAACCTCGTCCTCACCACCTCCGCCAACGCCGCGGTGGCGAAGAAAGGCTCCCTCGCCTACGACACCTCGAAGGCCGCCGCCAACCACCTCGTCCGCGAGCTGGCGATCGAGCTGTCCCCTCTGGTGCGCGTCAACGGCGTGGCTCCCGCGACCGTCGTCCAGGGATCCGCCATGTTCCCGCGCGACCGCGTCATCGGTTCGCTCGCGAAGTACGACATCCCCTACACGGATGACGAGGCGACCGAGTCACTGGTCAGCAAACTGGCCCAGTTCTACGCGGACCGCACGCTGACCAAGGCCCCGATCACCCCGGCGGACCAGGCGGAGGCTTACTTCCTGCTCATCACCAACCGTCTGAGCAAGACAACCGGCCAGGTCATCACCGTCGATGGCGGCCTGCACGAGGCGTTCCTGCGCTGA
- a CDS encoding endonuclease/exonuclease/phosphatase family protein, which yields MKCLLWNVEWAPPGSVRGDLIRREIQASAADVVCLTETEHDFLPAGHLIAADADYGYSHSGGRRKVVLWSRQPWSDVDVTGDESMPGGRFVSCITGGIRFVGVCIPWKDAHVRTGRCDRRPWEDHISYCHGLARVVRRYAGDGMPVCLLGDYNQRIPRVNQPPEVSAALMDAIPNGFSVSTAGLEDAEGHKLIDHIATTADLTVTIDRLLPRTGGDGTRLTDHTGILATLVPSLSARSGAPLSHHQSHV from the coding sequence ATGAAATGCCTCCTTTGGAACGTGGAGTGGGCTCCACCGGGTTCCGTGCGGGGGGATTTGATCCGTCGGGAAATCCAGGCATCCGCCGCGGATGTCGTCTGCCTGACGGAGACGGAGCATGATTTCCTCCCTGCCGGGCATCTCATCGCGGCGGACGCGGACTATGGCTACAGCCACTCCGGCGGACGCAGGAAAGTCGTGCTCTGGAGCCGACAGCCATGGAGCGATGTGGACGTCACAGGGGATGAGTCCATGCCGGGCGGAAGGTTTGTTTCATGTATCACCGGCGGCATCCGCTTCGTGGGTGTGTGCATCCCGTGGAAGGACGCCCATGTCAGGACCGGCAGGTGTGACCGGAGGCCGTGGGAGGACCACATCAGCTATTGCCACGGTCTTGCGCGCGTCGTCCGGCGGTATGCCGGGGACGGGATGCCCGTCTGTCTCCTGGGCGACTACAACCAGCGGATCCCGCGGGTCAACCAACCGCCGGAAGTGTCCGCCGCGTTGATGGATGCCATCCCAAACGGTTTCTCGGTGTCCACGGCGGGTCTTGAAGATGCGGAGGGTCACAAGCTCATCGACCACATCGCCACCACGGCGGATCTCACGGTGACCATCGACCGCCTGCTGCCGCGCACCGGCGGCGACGGCACCCGCCTGACGGACCACACCGGCATTCTGGCCACTCTGGTGCCATCACTCTCCGCCAGGTCCGGCGCTCCACTTTCCCATCATCAATCCCATGTCTGA
- a CDS encoding DeoR/GlpR transcriptional regulator yields the protein MLAAERQRRILEIARKNGTVRTTELAGDFEVTEETIRRDLDFLARVGHLRRTHGGAMDSTVALGELSLSERESRQLEEKLSIGREAATLVKEGETLLLDASTTALEFASQLPDGVPLRVVTYSIAVVERLATREAIELIELGGTYERRGRRFSGMLTEAALRMLRIDRFFFSGGGFDPKLGIGEPNPDQARFKRAMLEHAEWSCALIDSTKLGAPTDHFFAKPDELHAMITDKGGRSYAKKHLITPPYELHFGK from the coding sequence ATGCTCGCCGCCGAACGACAACGCCGCATCCTCGAAATCGCCCGTAAGAACGGGACGGTGAGGACCACCGAGCTGGCCGGGGACTTTGAGGTCACGGAGGAAACGATCCGCCGGGATCTGGACTTCCTCGCCCGGGTGGGTCATCTGCGCCGCACCCACGGCGGGGCCATGGACTCCACCGTGGCGCTGGGGGAGCTTTCGCTCTCGGAGCGGGAGTCGCGGCAGCTTGAGGAAAAACTGTCCATCGGACGGGAGGCCGCCACCTTGGTGAAAGAAGGGGAGACGCTGCTGCTGGACGCCAGCACGACGGCGCTGGAGTTCGCCTCCCAGCTTCCGGACGGCGTGCCGCTGCGGGTGGTGACGTATTCCATCGCGGTGGTGGAACGCCTCGCCACACGGGAAGCCATCGAGCTGATCGAGCTGGGCGGTACCTACGAGCGCCGCGGGCGGAGATTTTCCGGCATGCTGACGGAGGCCGCCCTGCGGATGCTGCGCATCGACCGTTTCTTTTTCTCCGGCGGCGGCTTCGACCCGAAGCTGGGCATCGGCGAGCCGAATCCGGACCAGGCGCGCTTCAAGAGAGCCATGCTGGAACATGCGGAGTGGTCCTGCGCCCTGATCGACTCCACCAAGCTCGGCGCGCCCACCGACCACTTCTTCGCGAAGCCGGATGAACTGCACGCGATGATCACGGACAAGGGCGGCAGATCCTACGCGAAGAAGCATCTCATCACGCCTCCCTACGAACTGCACTTCGGGAAATGA
- a CDS encoding alpha-E domain-containing protein: MLSRVANTLYWMVRNVERADNLSRLIDVNQQLLLDFESLDSERLRGFWAPIIQSLGEEEAFETLYDEPGSSQVIRFLSDDTRNPNSIASCIAQARENARTIRDQLSDELWEELNSLYLFTRSTEASFLIESNPPKYYESIRRGAATFLGVAASTMARNEAWEFIDIGRQLERADKTTRFLDITSYLPKTAEDEITSPGILHWTAILRSCGAMGAFRSDQREISARGVVDFLIFSPEFPRSIRFCIERLDASLHKVSGTPRGTFSNESERIAGKLLADINFSSTDDVFKEGLHGYLDGLQTKFNAIGAEIFETYVLLPERVTEAPPEPERVKSAVAGWQFEQQQQQRNKAQP; encoded by the coding sequence ATGCTTTCACGCGTCGCAAACACTCTCTACTGGATGGTCCGCAATGTCGAACGGGCCGACAACCTCTCCCGTCTGATCGACGTCAACCAGCAGCTCCTCCTCGACTTCGAAAGCCTGGACAGCGAGCGGCTCCGCGGCTTCTGGGCCCCCATCATCCAGAGCCTGGGGGAGGAGGAGGCCTTCGAGACCCTCTATGACGAGCCGGGCAGCTCGCAGGTCATCCGTTTCCTTTCCGATGACACACGGAACCCGAACAGCATCGCCTCCTGCATCGCGCAGGCGCGGGAGAACGCCCGCACCATCCGCGACCAGCTCTCCGACGAGCTGTGGGAGGAGCTGAACTCGCTCTACCTTTTCACCCGCTCCACGGAGGCTTCCTTCCTCATCGAGTCGAACCCGCCGAAGTACTACGAGAGCATCCGCCGCGGCGCGGCGACCTTCCTCGGCGTGGCGGCGTCCACGATGGCGCGGAACGAGGCGTGGGAGTTCATCGACATCGGCCGCCAGCTCGAGCGCGCGGACAAGACCACCCGCTTTCTGGACATCACCAGTTACCTGCCGAAGACCGCGGAGGATGAGATCACCTCGCCGGGCATCCTCCACTGGACGGCCATCCTCCGTTCCTGCGGCGCGATGGGTGCGTTCCGCTCCGACCAGCGGGAAATCTCGGCGCGCGGAGTGGTGGATTTCCTGATCTTTTCTCCGGAGTTCCCGCGGTCCATCCGCTTCTGCATCGAGCGTCTCGACGCCAGCCTGCACAAGGTGTCCGGCACACCGCGCGGCACCTTCTCCAATGAGTCCGAGCGCATCGCTGGCAAGCTGCTGGCGGACATCAACTTCAGCTCCACGGATGATGTGTTCAAGGAAGGCCTGCATGGTTATCTGGATGGCCTGCAGACGAAGTTCAACGCCATCGGAGCGGAGATTTTCGAAACCTACGTCCTCCTCCCGGAGCGTGTCACGGAGGCTCCACCGGAGCCGGAGCGCGTGAAGTCCGCCGTCGCCGGCTGGCAGTTTGAACAGCAGCAGCAACAACGGAACAAGGCGCAGCCGTGA
- a CDS encoding TPM domain-containing protein — protein sequence MKCPRCVQRIHRAAQSCPHCGFSLADADAHFGEDEVTLRSLTDAAGLLRRGGRRKVEAAMEEIGRRFPQVFVAVYTGPLGEVANIRQFGFWMLNRAAFEDVPVGKPNEAGILFTIDPESKAAGVTFGYLLDPYLEEADTFDCLSRAHSHWLDGRYADGLVKAIRHLGTILAKRSRQARRDPEKFERKVLPPPQMGDLVRRIRSGHRVPEEQPVVEEVEK from the coding sequence ATGAAGTGTCCCCGCTGCGTTCAACGAATCCACCGAGCGGCGCAGTCGTGTCCTCATTGCGGATTCTCGCTGGCGGATGCGGACGCGCATTTCGGGGAGGATGAGGTCACGCTCCGCAGCCTCACGGATGCGGCGGGGCTGCTGCGGCGTGGAGGCCGGCGGAAGGTGGAGGCGGCGATGGAGGAAATCGGCCGGCGTTTCCCGCAGGTTTTCGTGGCGGTCTATACCGGGCCGCTGGGGGAGGTGGCGAACATCCGCCAGTTCGGCTTCTGGATGTTGAACCGGGCGGCCTTTGAGGATGTACCCGTCGGCAAGCCGAACGAGGCGGGGATTCTTTTCACGATCGATCCGGAATCAAAGGCTGCCGGGGTGACCTTCGGCTACCTGCTGGATCCCTACCTGGAGGAGGCGGACACGTTCGACTGTCTTTCCCGCGCGCATTCCCACTGGCTCGACGGGCGGTATGCGGACGGTCTGGTGAAGGCCATCCGCCATCTGGGGACGATTCTGGCGAAGCGCAGCCGCCAGGCGCGGCGTGATCCGGAGAAATTCGAACGCAAGGTGCTGCCACCGCCGCAGATGGGGGATCTGGTCCGCAGGATCCGGTCCGGGCACCGCGTCCCGGAAGAACAGCCGGTGGTGGAGGAGGTGGAGAAGTGA
- a CDS encoding rhamnulokinase: MSEKVFIAVDLGAGSGRVIAARTDLSKLVLEDVHRFDNPGTELPSGSYWNIVGLYRDILEGLRRAVEKYGDRIVSIGIDTWGCDFGLIDADGELVGMPHQYRDARFEGMAEVMHGLMPEEEIFAHTGIKTNFYNTSLHLLAERRRNSPGLLHADRILFVPDLLAYWLTGVKACEKTVASTSQLIDPATGDWAWPVIRALDLPERLFGPLVEPGTVLGPVREEVAAFIGATGIPVVAAACHDTAAAVTGIPMGREDLWLSSGTWSIMGIESDTAITSGKALGYGFCNDFGVGGDIHSLKNIAGLWLIQECKRQWALDGESLGYAEMAELAEKAEPFTAFIDPDDIVFASPGQMPDKIREWCRRTGQTVPESKGAVLRVATDSLALKYRVVFERFKCLTGREFASLRAGGGGIQNEALSQATANALGIKVVAGPVEATSCGNIITQMVGMGVLPDFTAGRELISRSFGFKTFEPSGKEEWDAAYARFREVIGLKS, translated from the coding sequence ATGTCTGAAAAAGTCTTCATCGCCGTTGATCTCGGAGCTGGCAGCGGCCGTGTGATCGCCGCCCGCACGGACCTCTCGAAGCTCGTGCTGGAGGACGTGCATCGTTTCGACAATCCGGGCACGGAACTCCCTTCCGGCTCGTATTGGAACATCGTCGGCCTTTACCGGGACATCCTCGAAGGGCTGCGCCGCGCGGTGGAGAAATACGGCGACCGCATCGTCTCCATCGGCATCGACACCTGGGGCTGCGACTTCGGCCTCATCGATGCGGACGGAGAGCTGGTGGGAATGCCGCACCAGTACCGGGACGCCCGCTTCGAGGGCATGGCGGAGGTGATGCACGGGTTGATGCCGGAGGAGGAGATTTTCGCCCACACCGGCATCAAGACGAACTTCTACAACACCTCCCTGCACCTGCTCGCGGAGCGGCGCAGGAACAGCCCGGGCCTGCTGCACGCGGACCGCATCCTGTTCGTGCCGGACCTGCTGGCCTACTGGCTCACCGGGGTGAAGGCGTGCGAGAAAACGGTGGCCTCCACCTCCCAGCTCATCGACCCCGCCACGGGCGACTGGGCCTGGCCGGTGATCCGGGCGCTGGACCTGCCGGAGCGGCTTTTCGGCCCGCTGGTGGAGCCGGGCACCGTGCTCGGCCCCGTCCGGGAGGAAGTGGCCGCCTTCATCGGAGCTACTGGCATTCCCGTAGTGGCCGCCGCCTGCCATGACACGGCGGCCGCCGTGACGGGCATCCCCATGGGCCGGGAGGACCTGTGGCTTTCCTCCGGCACCTGGTCCATCATGGGCATCGAGTCGGACACCGCCATCACCAGCGGCAAGGCGCTGGGCTATGGTTTCTGCAATGACTTCGGCGTCGGCGGGGACATCCATTCCCTGAAAAACATCGCCGGGCTATGGCTCATCCAGGAGTGCAAGCGGCAGTGGGCGCTGGACGGAGAAAGCCTCGGCTACGCCGAAATGGCGGAGCTGGCCGAAAAGGCGGAGCCTTTCACCGCGTTCATCGATCCGGACGACATCGTCTTCGCCAGCCCCGGCCAGATGCCGGACAAGATCCGCGAATGGTGCCGCAGGACCGGCCAGACCGTGCCGGAGAGCAAGGGCGCCGTGCTGCGCGTCGCCACGGACTCCCTCGCGCTGAAATACCGGGTCGTCTTCGAGCGCTTCAAGTGCCTCACCGGCCGGGAGTTCGCGTCGCTGCGGGCCGGTGGCGGCGGCATCCAGAACGAGGCGCTCAGCCAGGCCACCGCGAACGCCCTCGGGATCAAGGTTGTGGCAGGACCGGTGGAGGCGACCTCCTGCGGGAACATCATCACCCAGATGGTCGGTATGGGCGTCCTGCCGGACTTCACCGCCGGCCGTGAACTCATCTCACGTTCGTTCGGATTCAAGACCTTCGAGCCGTCCGGCAAGGAGGAATGGGACGCCGCCTACGCGAGGTTCCGGGAGGTGATCGGGCTGAAATCTTAG
- a CDS encoding circularly permuted type 2 ATP-grasp protein codes for MAIFEGYDPGGFHDEMFAGSGEVRPYCAPLLNKMDNLSEREFLDRKAASELYFVRQGITFNVYHDNRGMERIFPFDPVPRVIPANEWELLEAGLTQRIIALNLFLHDIYHDQQILKDGVIPRHYIENAKHYRPEFRGVDVPADIYIHICGSDMIKGKDGTYYVLEDNGRCPSGASYLLENRNALKRAFPDIFHTLGVRPVDSYPRDLLNMLHHISPRREADPVCVLLTPGCYNSAYFEHCYLAREMGIEIVEGKDLVVKDNFVYMRTTHGLVRVDVIYRRIDDDFIDPTVFRKDSVLGVPGLMNAYRAGHVALANAVGTGVADDKVTYYFVPRMIEYYLGQKPILPNVPTYLASEEADLKFILGHLPELVVKAANESGGYGMLMGPSATKEEIEVFREKIIADPRNYIAQPVVSLSRCPTWCDGAIEGRHIDLRPYIIYGDEVKIVPGGLTRVALTKGSLVVNSSQGGGSKDTWVLR; via the coding sequence ATGGCAATATTCGAGGGCTACGATCCGGGCGGTTTTCATGACGAGATGTTCGCAGGAAGCGGGGAGGTGAGGCCATACTGCGCCCCCCTTCTCAACAAGATGGACAATCTGAGCGAGAGGGAGTTCCTGGACCGCAAGGCGGCGTCGGAACTCTACTTCGTCCGTCAGGGGATCACCTTCAACGTGTATCATGACAACCGCGGGATGGAGCGCATCTTCCCGTTCGATCCGGTGCCGCGGGTGATTCCGGCGAACGAGTGGGAACTGCTGGAGGCGGGCCTCACCCAGCGGATCATCGCGCTGAACCTTTTCCTGCACGACATCTACCACGACCAGCAGATCCTGAAGGACGGGGTGATCCCGCGCCACTACATCGAGAACGCGAAGCACTACCGCCCGGAGTTCCGCGGCGTGGACGTCCCGGCGGACATCTACATCCACATCTGCGGCAGTGACATGATCAAGGGCAAGGACGGCACCTACTACGTGCTGGAGGACAACGGCCGCTGCCCGTCCGGCGCTTCCTACCTGCTGGAGAACCGCAACGCGCTGAAGCGGGCGTTCCCGGACATCTTCCACACGCTGGGCGTGCGGCCGGTGGATTCCTACCCGCGCGACCTGCTGAACATGCTGCACCACATCTCCCCGCGGCGGGAGGCGGACCCGGTGTGCGTGCTGCTCACCCCCGGCTGCTATAACAGCGCCTACTTCGAGCACTGCTACCTCGCCCGCGAGATGGGCATCGAGATCGTGGAAGGGAAGGATCTGGTGGTGAAGGACAACTTCGTTTACATGCGCACCACCCACGGCCTTGTCCGGGTGGATGTGATCTACCGCCGGATCGACGACGATTTCATCGACCCAACCGTGTTCCGCAAGGACTCCGTGCTCGGCGTGCCGGGACTCATGAACGCCTACCGCGCCGGACACGTGGCCCTCGCCAACGCGGTGGGGACCGGTGTCGCGGATGACAAGGTGACCTACTACTTCGTCCCGCGGATGATCGAATACTACCTCGGCCAGAAGCCGATCCTGCCGAACGTCCCGACTTACCTGGCATCGGAGGAGGCGGACCTGAAGTTCATCCTCGGCCACCTGCCGGAACTGGTGGTGAAGGCGGCGAACGAGTCCGGCGGCTACGGCATGCTCATGGGGCCGTCCGCGACGAAGGAGGAGATCGAGGTGTTCCGGGAAAAGATCATCGCGGACCCGCGCAACTACATCGCCCAGCCGGTGGTGTCGCTCTCCCGTTGCCCGACCTGGTGCGACGGCGCCATCGAGGGCCGCCACATCGACCTGCGTCCCTACATCATCTACGGGGACGAGGTGAAGATCGTGCCCGGCGGGCTGACCCGCGTGGCGCTCACGAAGGGTTCCCTGGTGGTGAACTCCTCCCAAGGCGGCGGCAGCAAGGACACCTGGGTCCTCCGGTAA